CTTCACATTTAACACTAGGTGGGAGGTGTGTTAGTGGGACCTTCCATGCATCTTTTCTGCCATTTCCGTATTTCTTCATATATATTTTTCAATACATGTCTAATTTTTATAATACACGTTGTTCATTTTTCGTACACACGTCGAACATCTTTTTGATACATGTCggacatttttcaaatatatgtttttgaCATTTTTTTCGAATACATGCTAAATATTTTTCTAAATTTATTTGAATATTGTTTTACATTGTATAACTATTACTTCAAATACAAGTTTGCACTAATTTTCAATACATGTAAAACTTTTTTCGCAATACACCTTGGTTTATTTTTTAATGATATGAATTTTCTAAACTACACTAACTTTTCATATAAAAAATTTAAAGGTATCAGCAACATATTGAAatgcatgattttttttgaaatatcgcAACTGTTTTGAATGGTACAAAATATGTTTAGTTACACGAATATATTTACATTGTACACTATATTTTCTAAATACCAAGATTTGTTTTTGAAATGCCTGGTTATTTAAAATTTTCACAAACATTTTTAAAAAGTATTACTGATATTtttaaattgcaataaataaatatATTTTACACTACTTTGAAATTTTCTAAATAcactatgaacatttttaaaaaattgaaGTAAATATACCAAGGCAATAAGCCCCCACCGATGACACTAATGAGCCAACGACGCACCACGTTCAGCAGAATACCGAGGCATTGACAGCGGCAGTCGCATACACTATGAACATTTTTTCGAATAGACGCTAAATATTTTTCTAAAGTTATTTGAATATTGTTTTACATTGTATAACTATTACTTCAAATACATGTCTGAACTAATTTCCAATACATGTAAAACGTTTTTCACAATACACGTTGTTTTGTTTTTTAATGATATGAATTTTCTAAACTACACAAATTTTCATATTAAAAAATTAGAAATATTAGCAACATATTGAAATGCATGTTTTTTTTCAAGTATCACAACTTTTTTGAATGGTACAAAATATGTTTAGCTACACGAATATATATACATTGTATACTATATTTTCTAAATGCCGAGATTTGTTTTTGAAATGCCTGGTATTTTTAAATTTTCACAAACATTTTAAAAAATTGTACTGACATTTTAAAaatgcaataaataaataaattttacACTGCATTGGCATTTTCTAAATATGCTATGAACATGTTTTAAAATTTTAAGTAAATATACCAAGGCAATAAGCCCTTGCCGACGGCACTAATGAGCCAACGACGCATCACATTCAGCAGGCCACTGAGGCATTGACAGCGGCAGTCGCATACGCTATGAACATATTTTTGAATGCATGCTAAGTATTTTTCTAAAGTTATTTGAATATTGTTTTACATTGTATAACTATTACTTCAAATATATGTTTAAACTAATTTTCAATACATGTAAAACGTTTTTCACAATACATGTTGGTTTATTTTTTAATGATATGAATTTTCTAAACTACACTaacttttcatataatttttttaaaatatcagCAACATATTGAAACGCAtgacttttttaaaaaaatatcgCAACTTTTTTGAATGGTACAGAATATGTTTAGTTACACGAATATATATACATTGTATACTATATTTTCTAAATGCCAAGATTTGTTTTTGAAATGCCTGGTATTTTTAAATTTTCACAAACATTTAAAAAAATAGTACTGAAATTTCTAAAAATGCAATAACTAAATAAATTTGACACTGTATTTACATTTTCTAAATATGATATGAACACTTTTAAAAAATTTAAGTAAATATACCAATGCAATAAGTTCCCGCCTACAGCATTAATGAGCCAACGACGCACCCTATTCAGCAGGCCACTGAGGCATTGACAGCGGCAATCGCATACgctatgattttttttttgaatacaTGCTAAATATTTTTCTAAAGTTATTTGAATATTGTTTTACATTGTATAACTATTGCTTCAAATACATGTGTTTGAACTAATTTTCAATACATGTAAAACATTTTTCACAAGACACGTTGGTTTATTTTTTAATGATATGAATTTTCTAAACTACACTAACTTTTCATATAAAAAAATTATAAATATCAGCAACATATTGAAATGCATGATATTTTTTGAAATGTGGCAAGTTTTTTGAATGGTACAAAATATGTTTAGTTACACAAACATATTTACATTGTATACTATATTTTCTAAATGCCAAGATTTGTTTTTGAAATGGCTGGTATTTTTAAATTTTCACAAAGGTTTTTTGAATAGTAcagcaatttttaaaaatgcaataaataaataaattttacACTGtgttaacattttctaaataccctatgaactttttttaaaattttaagtAAATATACCAAGACAATAAGCCCCCGCCGGCGGCACTAATGAGCCAACGACGCATGACATTCAACAGGCCACTGAGGCATTGACAACAACAGTCGCATCGGTCTNNNNNNNNNNNNNNNNNNNNNNNNNNNNNNNNNNNNNNNNNNNNNNNNNNNNNNNNNNNNNNNNNNNNNNNNNNNNNNNNNNNNNNNNNNNNNNNNNNNNNNNNNNNNNNNNNNNNNNNNNNNNNNNNNNNNNNNNNNNNNNNNNNNNNNNNNNNNNNNNNNNNNNNNNNNNNNNNNNNNNNNNNNNNNNNNNNNNNNNNNNNNNNNNNNNNNNNNNNNNNNNNNNNNNNNNNNNNNNNNNNNNNNNNNNNGGTATTGTTCGAATGGttttgctatttcacatctagatgtgaaatagctaCCTCACATCTAAGTCCAGGATCATTTGATCTGATTTTTTGTGCGAGCTTCTGATCCCCGTCCAACGCTCGCGTCCGCCCGTTTGTCGTTGTTCTCTTACGTTTTTTGTTGTGGCTCATTGTCGTACCTGGGGCTtgggccagtttctgttttttttttcaaagGAGAGGCAGAGCTTTCTTCAGCCCATTTCCTCTTCTCACTCTATTCCTCTTTCTCTCATCCATCTGCGAGCGACGGGAGCACGAAGGAGAAGGCGGGCAGGTCAATCTGGGAAAAGAGATGGAAGGGCAGCGGGATGAGGTGAGTAGAGGAGAGGAGATGAGGTGAGTACAGGAGATCACGAAGGAGAAGCTAGGCAGCCATGTCGACTGGGGAGAAGAGATGGAAAGGCACCCAGGTCGATCTAGGAGAAGAGATGGACGGGAGCATGAAGGAGAAGGCAGCTAGGTCGATCTGATTGTTCTCTTTTTCTTTCATGTTTGACCACACCTAGAAGGGGAGCCCTGGCGCAGTGGTAAAGatgttgccttgtgaccatgaggtcacgcgttcaagtcctggaaacaacctcttacagaaatgtagggaaagactGCGTACTATAgatccaaagtggtcggacccttccccgaacactgcgcaagcgggagctatatGCACCGGGCTGCCCCCCTTTTTTTTACCACACCTAGGGTTTGTGTTCTGTGCAGGCTAGATCATCTAGAAATGTAGTTATAGATTTGTGTGTTAGATTGGATTTTTGTAGGAGGAAGAGGGGGGTGATAGAGGTGAATCCCGTTGTGATTTTTTCCTGCAATCCAACGATATGGTATGTACCTAGGGGTGCAGGGCGGCGCCCGAACCCGGCCCGCTTCTAATTCAATGGTAAATTTTTTAGTTCTAGACAGATTGAAGTGCGCCACATTAATTTATACTAGCTGTGTGCTAGCTTGGCTGTTTCGCGGGACTTTGCGGGACGCCGTCCTGCACCCCTATATGTACCACAGCCTCGTGTATACTGATGTACATCCAGTaatgtactactccctttgtaCCATAATATTTGTGGTCGTGGACTAGTAGATTATATACTGATGTTCATGTAGGAACGTAGATGTAGTTTGTTTCTGGTTTCTGCTTGGTTGTGGCGCCCGTTGTTTCTGTAGGGGTGAGAAAATGTCTTTTTTTACCAACTGGTCCAAGTGTGGCATCATTTTCCCCAGGTGAAGATTAGAGGATTGCTAAATTTCATTTTTTTTGTAGGTTAGGGGGTGTGAATTTTTAATTTCTGTTTGGATGAAAAATGGGTTCCAAAATCAAGTCCAAATTTCTTGCAGTACTGGCCATATACAACCTTTTCTCCATGTTTTCCTTGTGAAATATGTGAAACACCAGTTCTAAAAATGGGGATTCATGTATAGTATATGGGCGTAGCAGCACGTGTAGGATGTGATTCATGTATAGTAGATTACAGgatctttctctctaattttttttctcagGAAGACAGTACTTATGAACTTGGAGGTAGGGCAAACGGAGGCCTCTGGGACCCACAAGCTCAGACGACGCACCCTAGGAGGGTGCCCCTTGATCTTATGGCTCACAGGTGGCCCCTCTCTGGTAACTCTTTGTGCCAATACTTTTTATTTaattcaaaataattctccgtaaaatttcatTCAATTCCGAGAACTtgttatttctgcacaaaagcaaCACCAAAGTAATTCTGCTGAAAAGAACATTAGTCCAGCTTAGCTTCATTCAAAtcttgcaaattagagtccaaaacaaaagtaaaattgttagaaaaagtagatacattggagacgtatcactttgtCGTGTTCTCGGGGTCAACTGCCTCTCTTAGCGCCGCCAGTTTCGGCGGGATCTGGCGCGGTTGGGGCGCTCGGGGGGCGACACGTGCCCCGCGCGCCGCCAGAACGGGTGGGGACGCCCCGGGGCCCGACGCGCAACCCCAGTGCGCCGCCGCGGATGTCCCGCCTCCAATGCTCGTTAAGGACGGCCTCAGAGTCGTGCTTGTCCCAAAACTGACATCAGCGGGTGTTCCACGGGCCGCCGGGATGCGAGGTTGGTCCCGTGGGAAGAGACCTGCGGCCGATGTAACGCCACGACACGACGCGACGCGGTCCACTACGTGCACGACGTGGCGTCAAGGGAACACACGTACAGCCGGGCCTTGTGTATATATTATACGTAAAAAAGGCGCGTACCACCGAGGACGGGCGCATACCGCTGACGATGGGGCAGGCAACTACTTTTTAAAATAAGGTTATCCTGTCTTCTTTTTTTATGAAGGGGTACGAGCTAATTTCATCCGTCTTTGTGTTTGGGGGTGTATCGAAGCAGAAGCATTGCTCTAATATACGGCGGTAGATTTATAAAGAACATGTGCTGCAAAACTATGGCATATCAACCTATCAGGATTGAAGTTTGCAGATTCGTCTATTATCATTTGTCCCATCTAATATTTCTAGGTGAAGTAGTCAGTATATACACGGGAAAATCTGTTTCTTTTTCTGTCAAGGACAAGCCCTGTCATTCCTGCTTCTGACAAAAACGGGAAACCATCAGTAAGAATTTAAGCTGTTAATACAATCAGCGAAATCGTGAAAATTGTACTGGTTCAGTTCATGATTCTCTTCGCCAGGTTACCTCAGTTACAGACCGAATCTGTTGGCACTGTTTCAAAATGAGATACAGGAAAAAGAAGACGCACAGTACAGATCAGCTAATCGATATCCATCCAATCGATCGGTGGCTCCAGCATGGGCTTTTTCAGCGGGGGCTGGACAAAATCAGCGTCCGGATCATCGAGAAacattcttctcctcttctttgaaCTCAGCGCAGCACGGATCCAAGTCATCCCAAACAAGCGAATTGCATTCTGAGGAAGCAGCCTACCCCTGGGCCCAAGCTTTTTCCCATATGAGTTTTGGAACTCCCAGCTGGGCACGAATGCCTCAACACCATAACCAATGCAGTTGACGGCATGGGTGAGCATTTTCTCATGGCGGTATTTTTTGTAACTAAGAATTGGTTTACACTTGTATTTCGCGATGTAGTCGTAGTAGCTCTCGCCACAATGGAAGACAAGGAGGAGCGGGCCACTATGCATTGTTTCGACCGCCCTTTCGATGGCCTCCTTGTTCAATGAGAAGAATGAGTCAAGCCCTTCCACCACATACCTGATACCAGTCAAGTTCTGAaaaagaaaggaatatcaaatgctGAACATTTGTAAGCTCAACGGCAAATGACCAAATACTGATAATTATATCTAAGTGCACACGGCCCCAACTGTATTGAAGCTCCTGTAATTTCTAAGTCAACCATGATGGGACAGCACATCAGCAGAGTAGTAAATGTTGATAACTAAATCTGCTTGGTTTCCCTTTTACCATCCATGTACCACACTAATGCATTCTTATTTTACTGGAACATCACTCATGATGGTTAAAAACAACAGACTGACTTCTTTTCTTGCGAATAATAACAGACTGACTCGAGCACAATGAATCACTAATAAAATATAAGTCAATCAAATCCTGGTATTTCTATAACAAAAATGAAGCATTACTAGTAAACCAGATTAGTAATAAAATTGATTTGTGATGGGACATTACTAGTAAACCAGATTAATATTGATTTCTGATGGGACATTACTAGCAAACCAATGAAGCACAATGTACtttttgttagcaataaaattgattTGTAATGGGACATTGCTAGTAAACCAGATTAGTCATTGGGTAACGAGAATCAATAGATGAACAATTAGGCAGTCACCTGATTTTCATAATCATCCTCAGACAGAATACCCGTAGAGCTGACCACTTTCATGCAGCGCGCTGTCCTGTCAGTATCTCCACTCACTAATGCTTGCTCCTGGTCTTGAAGATGCTTGGATGATAAGCGGACAATTACTCCTTTAAGCCTCAGGTGGGATTCCATCCATGCCATCATTGCCTCATAAATACATGTGGCTGCAGTGAAAGATTAGTTAAGTTGCAATTGATGGATTGATTGTTAGGTATATTACAACAAATAATATGGCATACATTCTGGATTCCAAAATACTACTCCGGCGGATACTCTAGtgtaaaaacgctcttatattatgcgacggagggagtagtatactaGGTAGAAATGGATATGGCACTTACGCAATCCTTTTTGATCTCGCTCCGGCGGTAGAACTTTTATCCCACCAGGTGTTCCCTCCTTGTCCGGTACTCTCACCCTGTCCCACGTAACCCTTCTATGCGCTTGAAAGTACCGATGGTACAATGAATCTGCAGGGGGAACAAAGGGCATATCGCCTATCCCTGCATAATCAGTGAAAGTCAGCTTCATTGATAATATTTCTATGATCAAATTAAAATTTACGGAAGTTACTTGATATAAAGAAAAATAAGCGTCAAATGGAAAAGGGCAATGCCAATGGATAGATTTAAGGGTCCATAAATATCGAGTAATATATTTATTTCATCTCAATTGCACTTGACCTCAAtcaagattttttttttcaaaaaggaggatATACCACCAGCCTTTCTCTGTACTGGTTGATGGACAGTCATATGTTATTAATTATAAAACAATGCCAAACAAAGCCCAGTATTGGACAGTCATATGTTATTAATTATAAAACAATGCCAAACAAAGCCCAGTATTGTACCAATCAAATAGGcttgcaaaaataaaataaaccaaGGCCATCCACGAAGGACATGCCTCCATACAACATCTCCGAAACAATGCTAGATCAGCCTA
This portion of the Triticum dicoccoides isolate Atlit2015 ecotype Zavitan chromosome 7A, WEW_v2.0, whole genome shotgun sequence genome encodes:
- the LOC119330434 gene encoding uncharacterized protein LOC119330434, coding for MPFVPPADSLYHRYFQAHRRVTWDRVRVPDKEGTPGGIKVLPPERDQKGLPTCIYEAMMAWMESHLRLKGVIVRLSSKHLQDQEQALVSGDTDRTARCMKVVSSTGILSEDDYENQNLTGIRYVVEGLDSFFSLNKEAIERAVETMHSGPLLLVFHCGESYYDYIAKYKCKPILSYKKYRHEKMLTHAVNCIGYGVEAFVPSWEFQNSYGKKLGPRGRLLPQNAIRLFGMTWIRAALSSKKRRRMFLDDPDADFVQPPLKKPMLEPPIDWMDID